The Solea senegalensis isolate Sse05_10M linkage group LG12, IFAPA_SoseM_1, whole genome shotgun sequence DNA segment TTTCCCCCCATCTCTGACCACGATGAACAGGTGATGCATTCCCAGGTGTGTCTGTAGAAGCCGCTGAGTCAAGGTGATGTTCCCAGACCTTGAATCCACCTGAAAGGGGCTGCTGTTTTTCACTGACTCTGGTGCCACAATAGTGTATGTAATCTCTGAATTCAGCCCTGAGTCCTCATCAATAGCGTAGATCTTTGTTACCATGGAGCCTGCTGTAGCAGTAGGAGAGACAGTCAGGCACGAGGAGTTGCTGCTGGGGAAGATTACTTTGGGCTGGTTGTCATTGATGTCCTCCACAAAGATAGTTACCCTGGCAGTGGATGTAAAATTGACTGGGTGCCCGTGATCGCTGGCCAGCAGGTAGAGTTCATAGCTGTCTTGCGTCTCACGGTCCAAGTTCGTGGTGGTGTGAAGTGTCCCCTGGGGGTTATCCACAACAAATGGTCCACTGCTGTTAACAACATGCAACACTGTGTTCCCATTCTCCCCTTCATCTGAGTCTGTCACCCCAACCCTCCCCACCAGGGTGAAAGGTGGTACATTCTCAGAGATGAAAAAGATAAAGTGAGGGGTTTTAAAAACAGGTGCATTGTCATTCTGGTCAAGAACACAAATAGATACTGTGGTCGCAGACTCCAAGGGAGGCGAGCCGCCATCTCTTGCAAACACAATGAGTTTGTGTTCACTCTGCTCTTCCCTGTCCAGAGAGTCTGACACAGACAGTTGACCTGACACACGGTCAATGTAAAAAATGGTagatgtgtgtttgtccagCCTGTAGGTCACCCTGCCGTTGTGTGCGCTGTCTGCGTCTGAAGCCGAAACTTGCAACAGTGACATTCCCGGCTGGTTGTTTTCCATCACGTCCAGCAGGTAATGAGACTGGAGGAAACGTGGAGAATTATCATTGACATCTGCCACCAAAACCCTGATCGTATGCCTGGAAGGAATGATTGTAGACACTTCACCTGATCTCCCATGGACTATCACAGTAATATGATGTTCCCTTTTCATCTCATAATCCAGTGGCTTTGATGTGGAAAGCAGATATTTGCCATTCTGTGGGTTCAAAGTGAAAGGCACTTCACCCTCAATGGCAAGAGATGAacctttaaagctgctgtcaccCTCGAGCTCTAAAACAGCTAAGCCGGTGGGGGGCTGGTTCTCTGGTAACACCAAAGTCTGGTTGTGATGGTCCACTATGAACTTGATCTTGATGGTCAGCTCTTTGTTTGCCTTGGGGAGCACAGATACGGTTACCTGAATGTCTGCTGGAGGGCAGTGATGGCTGCTAGCTAACACTTTTAACACCAGCTCCTCAGAGTTGTCACTTCGGAGGTCCTGTGTTAGCCTGATGTACCCAGTGAGGCTGTCAAGGCTAAAGAGCTTCTTGGCCCGCTCAGAGACTTTGGGACTGAGGGAATAAGTGATGGCAGCATTCAAGCCTAAATCTGAGTCTGTGGCTCTGACCTGAGCAACAAACATATTCTTTTGGGCATCTCCGGGAATGGTGACATTGCGAGGGCTGTCAGAGCTAAAGTTTGGACAGTTGTCATTAACATCTGTCACCGTGACTTTTAAAGTTGCCGTTGCGCTTAAGTGCTCTGTGCCACAGTCTGTGGCCACCAGCGCCATGCGATACTGGTCCTGAGTCTCTCTATCCAGAGCGGCTTGCACAACTAGCATGATGACAAGTCCTTCATCTTCAACCTTTAAACTGAAAACTCCACCGGAATCTTCTAGGTGGTAGTGCACCTCTCCATTAGGACCAGCATCACTGTCCAGAGCCTGGTCATCTATTAAAAAACTGGTCCCTACAACCACGTCCTCAGAAATCCTCAggtgtatttcattgttttcaaaatgaggTGCATTGTCATTGACGTCCTCTATGATCACAGGAAACTGTATAAGCTCCCCAGAGGAGCTCACAATAGCGTAGTGCAGAATAATGCATTCTTCAGCTTTTGTCTCCTCAGGGCAGAGGATCTCACGATCAATTTTTAGCTCAGTGGTGTAAAGATTCCCTGTGCTTCTGTCCAACCACAGGTAGTCCTGTGTCAGGAGCTGGTACGGAGGTAGAAAGTGTTCACTGAGTGACCCGGCTAGAGTGCCAGGTTCCTGTTCCTCTGGGACAGAAAACTGGACCGAACCACATATGATCTGCCTGAGGTGGACCAAAAGCAGTAGATTCTGATGGAGAAAGGAATAATCTGTTagtacaggttttttttttctttttctttgtaaacTAAAGGCACCAGTTTTGGCTTTGATTTGGCCCCATGTTGTTGTCCTTTAGTCTGACAGGAAAGGTTTGTCCCAGGTTTATTCACGCCTCCGTGCGCTCTTTTAAAGGCAACTGTACAAACAAGGTAATGTGATGCCCCTCACTTATGTCCAACCAATTACTCTCACATACTAAAagcaaacagcaaaacatgTATTTGGTGtcacaaaaaactgcatactGCCTATTTCTCTGTAAATATTAGTAAGATTCTAACTGGATTTTTCCCAAATTACCCAATAATTCttcagtgactctctgtgtGCTCCAGCACAGTACATTTAGTTATgtcaatatacagtaaataataataagaataatagtTTTCTCAATCAGAGACAACACAGAGATCCTAATTTAATACCACCAGAAATAATaatccttgttttgttttaattcactgaCCTGCAGAAGTCCGGTCCAGTTCATATTATGAGGAGTTCCATGACCCATCGGCCTCACACAAGTGAAAAACCAAGGACAGAGGCAGCAACCTAAACCTGTACAGCTGAAGGCATAATTCATTACACGCCCCTCCTACAATGCTTTGTGCGTGAGACTGACACAGGAGAAGTCCGAGGAGAACAGCAGGTTTCCCTGCATCAGCTGAATACCTGTTATcataacaaaacaatgaataaaatgttatgTACACAACGTAACACAGAATGATTACTCTGGCATTGTTGAGTGTGTTTACTCACCAATTTTTATTGCCACACCTGCCTCTTTCATAATTGTCTGCCttgattaatgtttttttctctgtatgttttaataaatCAAGACCTGTGTtaacaatgttaaaatgtgtctgGCACATTCATAATTTCTCCTGTAGGTAAACAATGTACTCAAATAATACTTTGAGGGAGATTTCAGAGGGAAttggtgtgtatttgtgttctTTGCCAACTCTATTGCTGTGTGTTTAGAGTATTTAAAACGGTGGCATTCATTTTACTCAATCACTTCAATCAACATGCAAAGCCACTTCACTGAAAATGCCAAATGGTTCTCATACTTGCTGCACAGCTGCTCTCGAGCAGAGGGAATTACATTTGAGTGTCCTCTATTGACAGAGCAAAGTACTGCACCATTTACGGCAGACTCATACTACAGTATGGTATATAGGCCAGGTTTTGAGCATATGTTGCATGTGGAGAAAGAACTCTTCTAATTGAAACTTCCCACTTTTAAAGTCAGGGCCTCAAGTATGAATTGACACACTCAAAATGCaaaatcattcatcatcagGTGTTGGACATCAACTACACTGTAAGAAGTGGaggaataatacatttttttatgacaaacattttttttatgtcacataTGAATCCATGTTTACCAGAAATACCGTTGGACTTGGCTGttgcttaaaataaataaataaataaaattaaatcatTAACATTGTCCTAGTGAATTGTGACTTGTGTTGTGGCCACTCTAGTATGACTCCTCTTCACTGTAGTCTTTTAGTCTATGctggggtgtcaaacatacggccctcaggccagaactggcccaccagagtGTCTGATCTatcccgcaggatgaatttgtgaacatttcaCTCTATCAATGTGATACACTATTTTcagcctttgtagatccacggTGATCTGTATGTTGTAATACAATGTGTAATTTAGGcataatgtttttgaaatgtcagcTTGTTTCATactatgttttgtaaaaaagatattccaataaaatgcaaaacaaagggaaacatttggagtccttgttgtttataggttattatttatgttattattttactggtccggcccattTGAGATCAAATGTGGCCCCAGAACTACAATGGTCCATGCAGtataaacattttaatcacttacttaattaaataaatgaatacgaCGTTTTACCTGTGAGACCTGATATCCCCGgactgcacagtgtgtgtgtgtgtgtacatggtcTCAAGTTTATATTCTTCTATAAAAGCTCACTCTGACACTGTAAAACCCTGCTGTTGCCAACCGCTCAAGTGCGTCAGTCGCGATAAATCTCAGATG contains these protein-coding regions:
- the pcdh20 gene encoding protocadherin-20, with the protein product MGHGTPHNMNWTGLLQNLLLLVHLRQIICGSVQFSVPEEQEPGTLAGSLSEHFLPPYQLLTQDYLWLDRSTGNLYTTELKIDREILCPEETKAEECIILHYAIVSSSGELIQFPVIIEDVNDNAPHFENNEIHLRISEDVVVGTSFLIDDQALDSDAGPNGEVHYHLEDSGGVFSLKVEDEGLVIMLVVQAALDRETQDQYRMALVATDCGTEHLSATATLKVTVTDVNDNCPNFSSDSPRNVTIPGDAQKNMFVAQVRATDSDLGLNAAITYSLSPKVSERAKKLFSLDSLTGYIRLTQDLRSDNSEELVLKVLASSHHCPPADIQVTVSVLPKANKELTIKIKFIVDHHNQTLVLPENQPPTGLAVLELEGDSSFKGSSLAIEGEVPFTLNPQNGKYLLSTSKPLDYEMKREHHITVIVHGRSGEVSTIIPSRHTIRVLVADVNDNSPRFLQSHYLLDVMENNQPGMSLLQVSASDADSAHNGRVTYRLDKHTSTIFYIDRVSGQLSVSDSLDREEQSEHKLIVFARDGGSPPLESATTVSICVLDQNDNAPVFKTPHFIFFISENVPPFTLVGRVGVTDSDEGENGNTVLHVVNSSGPFVVDNPQGTLHTTTNLDRETQDSYELYLLASDHGHPVNFTSTARVTIFVEDINDNQPKVIFPSSNSSCLTVSPTATAGSMVTKIYAIDEDSGLNSEITYTIVAPESVKNSSPFQVDSRSGNITLTQRLLQTHLGMHHLFIVVRDGGKPIPLFSTVWVNLLVNESTEPCHLERAPTWTGTTNLVQTPSRAPICEIEAPRSAQLTLLAGMGLMLASTCLFLVTSVLYIKQRRLSVRQKTRGQIDENEIPLRGRDKYNSND